From Paenibacillus sp. V4I7, one genomic window encodes:
- a CDS encoding GntR family transcriptional regulator, whose product MSTDSRPIYERIFETLREEIIQRKYNVGDRVPSEKELADEYNVSRITSKKALEMLAEERLIVRKPGRGSFVMEGGGIASEGPSLGERTKHTLIGLVITDFGNTFGTEMIYGMEQASAEHDSFLVLRRSFGVPENEVKAIRSFLELGVDGIIVFPAQGEFYNDELLKLVIQQFPLVLVDRHLKGVAAASISTDNITAARTGADYLLDLGHKQICLLTPPPMDTTAIEDRIEGFVRAHAERGVMVDRSLWLDDITSTLPNSFHSPNMDKDIDMIKEHLRSNPQITALFAMEYNIALLAKAAVEQMGLQVPEDISIICFDSPPTTLGSGYRFTHLIQAEEEIGKLAVENVLKLKRGEKVANKISLDAKLIIGESTGPSK is encoded by the coding sequence TTGTCAACGGATTCGAGACCCATTTACGAGCGAATATTCGAAACGCTGCGTGAAGAAATTATACAACGTAAATATAACGTTGGAGACCGCGTTCCTTCCGAGAAGGAACTGGCGGATGAATATAACGTGAGCCGTATTACGAGTAAAAAGGCACTAGAGATGCTGGCAGAAGAACGTCTCATCGTGCGTAAGCCAGGGAGAGGCTCCTTTGTCATGGAAGGAGGGGGAATTGCGTCTGAAGGACCGTCTTTGGGTGAGAGAACCAAGCATACTTTGATTGGCTTAGTCATAACGGATTTCGGCAATACCTTCGGTACGGAGATGATTTATGGCATGGAGCAGGCTTCCGCTGAGCACGATAGCTTCCTAGTATTGCGCAGATCGTTTGGTGTGCCTGAGAATGAAGTAAAAGCCATACGATCGTTTCTTGAATTAGGCGTGGATGGCATTATTGTGTTTCCTGCACAGGGGGAATTCTATAATGATGAACTTCTTAAGTTGGTCATACAGCAATTTCCCTTAGTTCTTGTTGACCGTCATCTCAAAGGGGTAGCCGCAGCTTCGATTAGTACAGATAACATAACCGCTGCTCGCACGGGTGCTGACTATTTACTTGATTTGGGACATAAGCAGATTTGCTTGCTTACGCCGCCGCCTATGGATACAACAGCTATTGAGGACCGCATTGAAGGCTTCGTGCGAGCTCATGCGGAACGCGGAGTCATGGTTGACCGGTCGCTCTGGTTAGATGACATCACCTCTACGCTGCCAAATTCATTTCATTCACCTAATATGGATAAAGATATCGATATGATTAAAGAGCACCTGCGAAGCAATCCGCAAATTACCGCCTTGTTCGCCATGGAATACAACATTGCTCTATTAGCCAAGGCTGCTGTGGAACAAATGGGACTTCAGGTACCTGAGGATATTTCAATTATTTGTTTTGATAGCCCTCCTACGACGCTTGGCAGCGGCTATCGCTTTACCCATCTGATCCAAGCGGAAGAAGAAATCGGCAAGCTCGCTGTAGAGAATGTGCTAAAGCTGAAGCGAGGCGAGAAGGTTGCCAATAAAATAAGTCTGGACGCCAAACTAATCATTGGAGAGTCAACAGGACCCTCCAAATGA
- a CDS encoding glycoside hydrolase family 125 protein: protein MTNEAKLPASMSKLIEQVSNELRKEQRPMLAAMFRDCFSNTYQTTIQNLEDGSTFVITGDIPAMWLRDSSAQVRAYLLLANEDSSLADMIEGVVKRQMQYIQLDPYANAFNMEPTNAGHQQDLTQMSPWIWERKYEIDSLCYPIQLSYLLWKATGRTAHFNDAYKSAVHTILNLWRVEQDHETKSTYRFQRLHCPPTDTLTRDGKGSPVSYTGMTWSGFRPSDDACSYGYLIPANMFAVVVLGYIAEIAEQVWQDASLSHESLKLAAEIKQGIESFGTIEHPKLGTMFAYETDGLGNYNLMDDANVPSLLSIPYLGYAAESDPMYQHTRSFILSNENPYFYSGKAAQGIGSPHTPDRYIWHISLAVQGLTASSREEKLRILDLLADTDAGTGLMHEGFHVDDPSQYTRPWFSWANSMFSELVLDVCGLSIKKLLKDRVNASHSS, encoded by the coding sequence ATGACGAATGAGGCTAAGTTGCCTGCATCGATGAGTAAACTCATTGAGCAGGTAAGTAACGAATTACGGAAGGAACAACGGCCGATGCTAGCTGCCATGTTCCGCGATTGCTTCTCCAACACGTATCAAACAACGATTCAAAACCTAGAAGATGGATCAACTTTCGTAATCACCGGTGATATACCAGCCATGTGGCTCCGTGACTCATCGGCTCAGGTGCGAGCTTATCTGCTTCTGGCGAATGAGGATTCCAGCTTGGCGGATATGATTGAAGGTGTGGTTAAGCGGCAAATGCAATATATTCAACTTGACCCGTATGCCAATGCATTCAATATGGAGCCAACCAACGCTGGTCATCAGCAGGACTTGACCCAAATGAGCCCTTGGATCTGGGAGCGTAAATACGAAATCGATTCGCTATGTTATCCTATTCAGCTCAGTTATTTACTATGGAAAGCAACGGGAAGAACCGCACATTTTAATGATGCCTACAAATCCGCTGTTCATACGATACTGAATCTTTGGCGCGTTGAACAAGACCATGAGACGAAGTCTACTTATCGCTTCCAGCGATTGCATTGTCCTCCGACAGACACGTTAACAAGAGATGGAAAGGGGAGTCCAGTTAGCTATACAGGGATGACTTGGTCAGGTTTTCGCCCTAGCGACGATGCTTGTTCGTACGGATATTTGATTCCCGCAAACATGTTTGCCGTTGTGGTGCTGGGTTATATCGCTGAAATCGCAGAGCAGGTGTGGCAGGATGCCAGTCTCAGCCATGAATCGCTTAAGCTGGCCGCTGAGATTAAACAGGGAATAGAATCATTCGGAACGATCGAGCATCCCAAGCTCGGTACGATGTTCGCTTATGAGACGGACGGACTTGGCAACTACAATCTGATGGATGACGCCAACGTACCCAGTTTGCTCTCCATTCCTTACTTGGGATATGCTGCTGAATCCGATCCCATGTATCAGCATACACGCAGCTTTATACTTAGTAATGAAAACCCTTACTTTTATTCGGGCAAAGCGGCTCAGGGAATCGGCAGTCCGCATACGCCGGATCGCTACATTTGGCATATATCCCTTGCGGTTCAAGGTCTTACGGCTTCAAGCAGGGAGGAGAAGCTTCGTATCCTTGATTTATTGGCCGACACTGATGCAGGAACGGGATTGATGCATGAGGGCTTCCACGTGGACGATCCGTCGCAATATACGCGGCCATGGTTCTCTTGGGCGAACTCCATGTTCAGTGAGTTGGTATTAGACGTATGTGGCTTATCGATTAAGAAGCTGCTGAAAGATCGCGTGAACGCATCGCACTCATCCTAG
- a CDS encoding ABC transporter substrate-binding protein, with product MKKWMTVLTALSLTFSLAACSTKTGEDQTAESKKPETTTAPAASTAATKAPVEITFWGDWGGEGEKQFVMMADAFNKSQDKIKVKYVLQEDMITKFLTAATSGGSPDIMFWDRWRTSLYASKNVLHPIDDYLKKDNINRGDYYDEALKELSSGGKLYGLPLTVDARALFYNKKLFAEKGLTPPKTWDDLQNAAKQLTVWEGDKLIRSGMSMQDNGLFNMWLQQAGGSMLTSDLKKTNFNNEQGKQVLDFWDKLINKDKVYKVGFEKGLGEGTDAFVTGKVAMTYTGPWMLSTYKKYGKDLDFGVVPPPTGPGGAKGSVMGGFGLVIPAGSKHKDEAWEFEKWWLANKDNTLLWAKTSLNLPGFKPALQDPFFKDDPNWKPFMDTLEFAKIRPQHPGYSVMEGDGLMPNIELFIQGKQDAATTLKKGQEQGDKLLDQNAAGK from the coding sequence ATGAAAAAATGGATGACCGTTTTAACTGCTCTCTCGCTCACGTTCAGTTTGGCAGCATGCAGTACAAAAACTGGCGAGGATCAAACGGCTGAAAGCAAAAAGCCTGAGACCACGACAGCACCGGCAGCATCGACAGCCGCCACCAAAGCACCGGTAGAAATTACGTTCTGGGGAGACTGGGGCGGTGAAGGCGAAAAGCAGTTTGTGATGATGGCAGATGCTTTTAATAAATCGCAAGACAAGATCAAAGTTAAATATGTTTTGCAGGAAGATATGATCACGAAGTTTCTAACAGCGGCTACATCAGGGGGCTCACCAGATATTATGTTCTGGGACAGATGGCGTACTTCGCTGTATGCATCTAAAAACGTGCTTCACCCAATCGACGATTATTTGAAGAAAGACAATATTAACCGTGGCGATTATTACGATGAAGCCTTGAAGGAGCTTTCCTCTGGCGGTAAGCTGTATGGTCTTCCTTTGACGGTTGATGCACGCGCCCTGTTTTATAATAAGAAATTGTTCGCTGAGAAAGGTCTGACGCCGCCGAAAACCTGGGATGATCTGCAAAACGCAGCTAAGCAGTTAACGGTATGGGAAGGCGATAAGCTGATTCGCTCCGGTATGTCGATGCAGGATAATGGCCTGTTCAATATGTGGCTGCAGCAAGCAGGCGGCTCTATGCTGACCAGCGATCTGAAGAAAACGAATTTCAATAATGAACAAGGCAAACAAGTGTTGGATTTCTGGGATAAGCTGATCAATAAAGATAAGGTGTATAAGGTTGGGTTTGAAAAAGGTCTTGGCGAAGGCACCGATGCTTTTGTGACCGGAAAAGTAGCTATGACCTATACAGGTCCATGGATGCTATCGACTTATAAGAAATACGGCAAGGATCTTGATTTCGGTGTTGTGCCTCCACCAACTGGACCTGGCGGCGCTAAAGGAAGCGTAATGGGCGGCTTCGGTCTCGTTATTCCAGCGGGCTCTAAGCATAAAGACGAGGCATGGGAATTCGAGAAGTGGTGGTTAGCGAATAAAGACAACACGCTGCTATGGGCGAAAACAAGCTTAAACCTGCCAGGCTTTAAACCGGCGCTGCAGGATCCGTTCTTCAAGGACGATCCGAACTGGAAGCCATTCATGGATACCCTGGAATTCGCGAAGATTCGTCCACAGCATCCAGGATACTCGGTTATGGAAGGCGACGGTCTGATGCCGAATATTGAACTGTTTATTCAAGGCAAGCAGGATGCAGCCACGACGCTCAAGAAGGGGCAAGAGCAAGGTGATAAGCTGCTGGATCAGAACGCTGCAGGGAAGTAA